The Nostoc sp. 'Lobaria pulmonaria (5183) cyanobiont' genome window below encodes:
- a CDS encoding Hsp70 family protein, whose product MEILETIGFDLGHGETAVAKAIVESIEPPQMLEINNKKNQITALGWHPKLGYLVGEQALIQAGVTQLTISFKQKPNNDPKYRETISTFVATYYRLLKESKQLAGGEGSYFYIGCPSGWSVSDRTEYQKLLQEAGIPRLNVVPESRAAFMQAKEAGKLEYDKLVGSVLIVDIGSSTTDFTLVKSLEEIPIDFGSNTLGASLIDKAIFARTLANHEQKALLEKVFQEYPHHQARCELACRKAKEDYFSNEQLYSDPESFARGFESINEQIYFIPQVNKLMMEEILNQPLPELELNSWIKSFRNSLTEAKEKLEKLGIVPKLVLMTGGASRMKFTHVLCQEMFPEPETLLRPDPEPERCIAMGLARVGRWDLRAAAFKQEVNKLFTSNKLKGLIERHIPELIESLTKPLADGLIVNAVKPALKDWQKNKIRTLADLETALIGRAEQWLKSDRAVQIINHQCAFWFSNKIQPDLAAQTDPICRKFQIPRSSLRFEDSIDPNFVNPELQIGDAILAETVAFIVNVVIGGGAVASIITLILTGHLTWPIALVYGASVMAAGMELNRKTVQEVIKTNVDVPSWIRSNFLSDKKIQDMCEQIKPELEKVLQEQLTANQEAFDKLIVKVEQGLQTSLSTKVQSCVILIQ is encoded by the coding sequence ATGGAAATTTTAGAAACAATCGGTTTTGATTTGGGACACGGTGAAACGGCTGTAGCTAAAGCGATCGTGGAAAGCATCGAACCCCCCCAGATGCTGGAGATTAATAACAAGAAGAACCAAATTACAGCACTTGGTTGGCATCCCAAACTCGGTTATCTTGTGGGAGAACAAGCATTAATTCAAGCTGGCGTTACCCAACTGACAATCTCTTTCAAGCAAAAACCCAACAACGATCCCAAATATCGGGAAACAATTAGTACCTTTGTGGCAACCTACTACCGCCTATTGAAAGAAAGCAAACAACTTGCAGGTGGAGAAGGTAGCTATTTTTACATTGGTTGCCCTTCAGGATGGTCAGTTAGCGATCGCACCGAATACCAAAAGCTACTTCAAGAAGCTGGCATTCCCCGACTAAATGTTGTACCCGAATCGCGGGCTGCTTTCATGCAAGCTAAGGAAGCCGGGAAGTTGGAGTATGACAAACTTGTTGGATCGGTGCTAATTGTCGATATCGGTTCTTCAACCACAGATTTTACTCTGGTTAAGAGCTTAGAAGAGATACCCATAGATTTCGGGAGTAATACTTTAGGTGCATCCCTAATTGACAAAGCAATTTTTGCCCGGACTCTCGCCAACCACGAGCAAAAAGCATTACTCGAAAAAGTATTTCAGGAATATCCGCATCACCAAGCTCGTTGTGAACTTGCTTGCCGCAAAGCTAAAGAAGATTACTTTTCTAATGAACAGCTATACAGCGATCCTGAATCCTTTGCGCGTGGCTTCGAGTCGATTAACGAACAGATTTATTTTATTCCCCAAGTCAATAAATTGATGATGGAGGAAATTTTAAACCAACCTTTACCTGAATTAGAGCTTAATAGTTGGATTAAATCATTTCGCAACTCTTTAACCGAGGCAAAAGAAAAGCTGGAAAAACTTGGAATAGTGCCGAAACTCGTGCTGATGACTGGCGGTGCATCTCGCATGAAGTTCACGCACGTTCTTTGTCAGGAAATGTTTCCCGAACCAGAAACGCTGCTTCGCCCAGATCCGGAGCCGGAACGGTGCATTGCAATGGGTTTAGCACGAGTAGGACGATGGGATCTGCGTGCTGCTGCTTTTAAACAAGAAGTGAACAAACTATTTACCTCAAATAAACTTAAAGGTTTGATTGAAAGGCATATCCCGGAGTTAATCGAATCACTAACTAAACCTTTGGCGGATGGCTTGATTGTCAATGCAGTTAAACCAGCTTTAAAAGATTGGCAAAAAAATAAAATACGGACTTTAGCCGATTTGGAAACAGCTTTGATCGGTCGAGCAGAACAGTGGCTTAAAAGCGATCGCGCTGTGCAGATAATTAATCATCAATGCGCTTTTTGGTTTAGCAATAAAATCCAACCCGATTTAGCCGCACAAACCGATCCTATATGTCGAAAGTTTCAGATACCTAGAAGCAGCTTAAGGTTCGAGGATAGTATTGACCCAAATTTTGTTAACCCAGAGTTACAAATTGGAGATGCTATCCTGGCTGAGACAGTAGCGTTTATCGTCAATGTAGTAATTGGTGGAGGCGCTGTGGCTAGCATTATCACTCTAATACTAACTGGACATTTAACCTGGCCGATTGCACTAGTATATGGGGCTTCGGTGATGGCGGCAGGAATGGAGCTAAATCGTAAGACTGTTCAAGAAGTAATTAAGACAAATGTGGATGTACCTAGTTGGATTCGTTCTAATTTTTTGAGCGACAAAAAAATTCAGGATATGTGTGAGCAAATAAAGCCTGAGTTAGAGAAAGTTCTGCAAGAACAACTGACAGCAAATCAAGAGGCATTTGATAAACTGATTGTCAAAGTTGAGCAAGGACTTCAAACAAGCCTTTCTACTAAGGTTCAATCTTGCGTAATTCTGATCCAATAG